The Chlamydiota bacterium genome includes the window TGGGCTGCTACGGCATCGGCATCACGAGGACCGTCGCCGCGGCGATCGAGCAGCACCACGACAAGGACGGGATCGTCTGGCCGATGGCGCTCGCGCCGTACCAGGTCGAGATCATCGCCATGAAGCCGTCCGACGAGGCGGTGATGCGCGCCGCCTGCACACTCGCCGACCTCCTCGCCGCCAAAGGGGTCGAGGTGGTGCTCGACGACCGCGATGAGCGGCCCGGGGTGAAGTTCAAGGACGCCGACCTCGTCGGCATCCCGCTCCGGGTCGTCGTGGGTCCGAAGGGGCTCTCGCAGCGAAAGATCGAACTGAAGTGGAGGGGCGATACGGAGGCGCGGCTCGTCGATGCGGAAGGCGCCGCCGACGAGATCGCGAAACTCGTTCTGGCGAGGATGGAAGCCGGCGACTGAGACGGGTGTTCCGGGGCGGGGTTACCGCTTCCTGCGCGGCGACATGCGGGCGGGGGGCGTCTTCGGCGAAACGTCCGGGGCGAGGTGGATCTCGTCGATGTAGCCCACGATGACGGCGCGCACGCAGCCGTCTTTCCAGTCGAGCACCTGTCGCGCGGAGTTCCCCTCGTCCACGAAGAGCACCCGGTCGCCCGCCCCCGCCTGGACCGTGTCCACCGCCACCACCGGCGTCTCGGTCCGCTTTCCGTGCGGGTCCTCGGGGCGCACGAGCAGGAGCTTCCGCCCGTCGAACCCCTCGTGCTTGAGCGTCGCCACCACCGTGCCGATGACCGTGCCGATCTTCATCAGGCATCCCTCGTCACGGCGTCGACGATCCCGGTGACGGTCGCGTCGGAGGGGTTGAACGGCTCCGGAAGGGGCAGCGACGCCTCGCGGCCGCCGATGAAGAAGACGGT containing:
- a CDS encoding EutN/CcmL family microcompartment protein, yielding MKIGTVIGTVVATLKHEGFDGRKLLLVRPEDPHGKRTETPVVAVDTVQAGAGDRVLFVDEGNSARQVLDWKDGCVRAVIVGYIDEIHLAPDVSPKTPPARMSPRRKR